One Diadema setosum chromosome 8, eeDiaSeto1, whole genome shotgun sequence genomic window carries:
- the LOC140231434 gene encoding phosphatidylinositol-glycan biosynthesis class X protein-like, translating into MMTLTFALMIFMLVLELQSVTISHASTTIKMSGTSDFDDERRVIQDLFSRGRSGLVHSEDQPCPLSLSALTMLREIENSGFHRTMVTNISLDVNPGCQECRVMLLQYLPKGLFIDTHQMRSLAEFGGPQVMTFEKIDTEKPAHQSEGHLITVYSPDSYSETDHVTVSLHVPIHVRYHMASRDHQTWQVAVSLPHPHTYLHCKGCTQNSCSGDAKADMLQAPCTASNHSMCSWTPLPHTKESVDTLELHVPIGQDWLSVPVTIATLVCIMAGSLAILITMVTEDDKNMKKMKER; encoded by the exons ATGATGACGCTGACATTTGCACTGATGATATTCATGCTTGTGCTCGAGCTGCAGTCAGTGACAATCTCCCATGCTTCCACTACAATCAAAATGTCTGGAACTAGCGATTTTGATGATGAAAGGAGGGTCATTCAGGACTTGTTTTCACGAGGCCGATCAG GATTGGTCCATTCTGAAGATCAACCCTGTCCCCTCAGCCTCTCAGCCTTGACCATGTTACGGGAGATTGAAAATAGTGGATTCCACAG GACTATGGTGACTAACATCAGTCTAGATGTCAATCCTGGATGTCAGGAGTGCAGAGTGATGCTGTTACAGTACCTACCAAAGGGACTCTTCATAGACACACATCAGATGAGATCTTTGGCAGAGTTTGGGGGACCACAG GTCATGACATTTGAGAAGATTGATACAGAGAAGCCAGCTCATCAGTCAGAAGGTCACCTGATCACCGTGTACTCACCTGACAGTTACTCAGAGACTGATCATGTGACAGTCTCCCTCCATGTACCAATCCATGTGAGATACCACATGGCATCCAGGGATCATCAAACATGGCAGGTGGCTGTATCTCTGCCCCACCCACATACCTATCTCCACTGTAAGG GATGCACCCAAAACAGCTGTTCAGGGGATGCCAAAGCAGACATGCTACAAGCCCCATGTACAGCTTCAAATCACAGCATGTGCAGCTGGACACCTTTGCCACACACCAAG GAATCTGTTGACACATTGGAGCTTCATGTTCCTATTGGACAAGACTGGCTGAGTGTGcctgttaccatagcaacccTTGTCTGTATCATGGCTGGAAGTCTTGCCATTCTCATCACCATGGTGACAGAAGATgataaaaatatgaagaaaatgaaagagagataa